The Pseudoxanthomonas sp. SL93 genome segment TGGGTTGGCCGGTGGGTGTCTTCAATACTGCCGGCAGCTTCAGTTCGTCGAACAGCAGCGCCTGCAACTGCTTGGGCGAGTCCAGGTTGAACGTGCGGCCGGCCAGTTCGGTGGCCTTCTGCTGCGCGGCCAGCATGCGCTTTGAGAGGTCCGCGCTCTGCCGGCGCAGCTCATCGCCATCGATGCGTACGCCATTGGCCTCGATCCGCGCCAGCACCGGCACCAGCGGCATCTCGATGTCGCGGTAGACGCTTTCCAGCGCAGGTTCGTCCGCCAGCCTCGGCCGCAACGCGCGATGCAGGCGCAGGGTGATGTCGGCGTCCTCGGCGGCGTAGCGGGTCGCGTCGTCGATGGCCACCTGCGAGAACAGGATCTGTTTGGCGCCCTTGCCGGCCACCTGCTCATACTTGATGGTGTCGTAACCCAGGTAGCGCTTGGCCAGGCTGTCCATGTCGTGCCGGCTGCTGCCGGAATTCAGCACGAAGCTCTCCAGCATCGTGTCGTCGGCATAGCCATTCACCTCGACGCCGTGACGCCTCAACACGTGCAGGTCGTACTTGCCGTGCTGGCCCAGCTTGCGCTTGCCGGCATCGGCGAAGATCGGCGCCAGCCTCTGGAGCACGGCCGCGCGGTCCAGTTGCGACGGCACGCCGGGATAGTCGTGCGCGAGCGGCAGGTAGACCGCGCTGCCGGTCTGCACGGCAAAACTCAGGCCCACCAGGTTGGCCAGCATCGGGTCCAGGCTGTCGGTCTCGCTGTCGAAAGCGAATTCGTCCGCCTGCCGCAGGCGTGCGATGCAGGCTTCCAGCTGCTCGTCGGTCAGTACCGTTTCGTAGTCGCCCGGCGCCGACAGGGCGGGATCGGTGACGGGCTCCGGCTCGCTGGCGGAGGCTACGCGGCCAGTGCCACGGGCGCGGCCGGGCTCCTTCTCGGCGACCGCGTCATTGCCGGCCGCGCCGCCGTCCAGTTCCTTGAGCGCCTGGTTGAAACCGTAGCGTGCGTACAGCTCGCGCAGCTCCTCGACGTGGCGTTCGCGCAGAGGCAGCGTCTCCGGCCCACCATCCAGCGCCACGTCGGTCTTGATGGTGACCAGCTCACGGTTCAACGGCAGCCGCGGCAACGCCGCGCGCAGGTTGTCGCCGATCTTGCCCTTGATCTCCCCGGCCCTGTCGATGATCGCGGCCAGCGTGCCGAACTCGCCCAGCCACTTGGCGGCCGTCTTGGGGCCGCACTTCTCCACGCCGGGCACGTTGTCCACGGTGTCGCCCATCAAGGCAAGGAAGTCGACGATCTGGTCCGGGCGCACGCCGAACTTCTCCACCACCGCCTCGATGGAATCCAGCCGGCTGCCGCTCATCGTGTTGACCAGCGCGATCGAACCGGCGCCTTCAGCCGCGGGCTGCACGAGCTGGGCGAAGTCCTTGTCGCTGGTGGAAATGGTGACCTCCATGCCCCGTGCCGCACCCTGCAATGCCAGCGTGCCGATGACATCGTCCGCTTCCACGCCATCGATGCACAGCAACGGGAAACCCAGCGCCTGCACGATGCGCCGCATCGGTTCCACCTGCGCGCGCAACTCTTCCGGCATCGGCGGGCGGTTCGCCTTGTAGGCCGGATACAGGGTGTCGCGGAACGTGGGCCCGCTGGCGTCCAGCACGAAGGCCACGTAGTCGGGCTTTTCCTTCAGCGTGGCGCGCAGCATGTTGACCACGCCGAACAGGGCGCCGGTCGGCTCGCCGTCCGCGTTGGTGAGCGGCGGCAGCGCGTGGAAGGCGCGGAACAGGTAACTGGAACCGTCGATCAATACGAGTCGTGTCATGCCTGCATTCTACGCCCGGCTCCTGCGGGGGCGTCACGCGCCCGGCGCCGGGATGGGGGCATAATCGGGCCTCCGACCCCGAGGAATTCCCGATGCCCCGCATGACGAACCACACCGTGCTGATGGCCGCCCTGCTGGCACTGGCGGGCTGCGCATCGACGGGCGCCGGCAACGACCCGGGCATCGATCTGGCCGATGCGCAGGTGGCGGTGCGCACGGAGAAGAACGGCGACGTGATCGAGGAATACCGCGTGGGCGGCGCCCTGCGCATGGTCAAGGTCACGCCTTCGCGCGGCCCTGCGTATTACCTGATGGACGAGAACGGCGACGGCCGCCTGGACCGCAGCAAGGGCGAAGGCCCGGTGTCGCCGGTGTACTGGAAACTGTACGGCTGGTAGTCCCCCCGTGCTTCCCTGCACGCGGGCTCACCGTACGACCAGCACCGGGACCTTGCTGTGCGTGGTGACTTCGCTGGCCTGACTGCCCAACAGCAGTCTTCCCATGCCCCGGCGCCCGTGGGATGCCATCACGATCAGGTCGCTGCCGTGGGCCTGTGCCGTCTCCAGAATTCCCTCCGCGGCCTGCCGGTCGCGAACGTGCAAGGTCGTTGCCTGCAATCCCATCGCCTCCGCCGTCGCGGTGGCTTCGGACAGAATGCGTCGCGCGGTTTCGTCCTGCGCCTTCCCGTATTCGACATGCAGGCTGTACAGGCCACCCAGCGGATCGTCGTAGCCCGCCAGAATCGGCTCGCTGACGGTCACCACCGTCACGTGCGAACCCAGGCAGCGAGCGAGCGCCAGCCCGTGCTCCAGCCCCTTGTTGGCAAACACGGAACCATCCGTCGCGATCAGTATCCTCTGGTACATGCGGCACCTCCCTTCACGATGGGTGCCGCCATCAGGCGCTCTGGCGACCGCTCGCGCCTTGATCACGATCAATCCGGGGTGCCGTACCGACGAATGGTCGGGCGAATGGTCGAAGGCCCGCTGTGGAATCCCGGGTGGAACTGCCGCGAACGCTTCAGACCGCCTGCAGGTTTGCGTACGCCATCACCAGCCACTTGCTGCCCTCGTCATCGAAGTTGACCTGTACGCGCGCGTGCGCGCCGGCGCCTTCGTAATCGGTGACCACGCCGCGACCGAACTTGGCATGCACCACGTTCTGGCCCAGCTTGAGGCCCGGCGACTCGATGGCGGCATGGCCCAGGTCACGGCGCGGCGCGTAGTTGCCCGGCATCGGCCGGCTGACCTGCACGCGGGGGCGCACTTCATGCAGCAGCGGCGCGGGGATTTCCCGCAGGAACCGCGAGGGGATGCCGTACATCTCCTGCCCATGCAGGCGACGCGCTTCCGCATAGCTCAGTACCAGCTTCTGCCGTGCGCGGGTGATGCCGACGTAGGCCAGGCGACGTTCTTCCTCCAGCCGCCCGCTCTCATCCAGTGAACGGTTGCTGGGAAACAGCCCCTCCTCCAGCCCTGCCAGGAACACCAGCGGGAACTCCAGTCCCTTCGCCGAATGCAGGGTCATCAGCTGCACGCCATCCTCGCCGGCCTCGGCCTGGCCTTCACCGGCCTCCAGCGCGGCGTAGGCGAGGAACGCGACCAGCTCCGTCATCCCTTCGCGGCCGTCATCAAGCACGCCGTCGTCGTCGCGGCGGACGAAGCGCGAGGCCACCGAGACCAGTTCGTCCAGGTTTTCGGTACGCGATTCCGAATCCAGTCCACCGCGGCCTTCCTTCGCCCAGTGGTCGCGCAGGCCGGAACGCACCAGCACATGGTCGA includes the following:
- the polA gene encoding DNA polymerase I; the encoded protein is MTRLVLIDGSSYLFRAFHALPPLTNADGEPTGALFGVVNMLRATLKEKPDYVAFVLDASGPTFRDTLYPAYKANRPPMPEELRAQVEPMRRIVQALGFPLLCIDGVEADDVIGTLALQGAARGMEVTISTSDKDFAQLVQPAAEGAGSIALVNTMSGSRLDSIEAVVEKFGVRPDQIVDFLALMGDTVDNVPGVEKCGPKTAAKWLGEFGTLAAIIDRAGEIKGKIGDNLRAALPRLPLNRELVTIKTDVALDGGPETLPLRERHVEELRELYARYGFNQALKELDGGAAGNDAVAEKEPGRARGTGRVASASEPEPVTDPALSAPGDYETVLTDEQLEACIARLRQADEFAFDSETDSLDPMLANLVGLSFAVQTGSAVYLPLAHDYPGVPSQLDRAAVLQRLAPIFADAGKRKLGQHGKYDLHVLRRHGVEVNGYADDTMLESFVLNSGSSRHDMDSLAKRYLGYDTIKYEQVAGKGAKQILFSQVAIDDATRYAAEDADITLRLHRALRPRLADEPALESVYRDIEMPLVPVLARIEANGVRIDGDELRRQSADLSKRMLAAQQKATELAGRTFNLDSPKQLQALLFDELKLPAVLKTPTGQPSTNEEALEAIADQHELPRIILEYRGLAKLRSTYTDKLPEMVNPDTGRVHTSYHQAGAATGRLSSTDPNLQNIPIRTDDGRRIRKAFVAPPGRKLVACDYSQIELRIMAHLSQDPGLVRAFESGADIHKATAAEVFGRKLDEVTGNERRAAKAINFGLMYGMSAFGLARQLGIGRGEAQDYIALYFSRYPGVRDYMERTRQQAREHGFVETVFGRRLYLEYINKGTQGQRAGAERAAINAPMQGTAADIIKRAMIAVDAWLAEQQRKALMILQVHDELVFEVDADFVPTLLKEATARMSAAAQLSVPLVVDSGVGDNWDEAH
- a CDS encoding DUF2782 domain-containing protein; protein product: MTNHTVLMAALLALAGCASTGAGNDPGIDLADAQVAVRTEKNGDVIEEYRVGGALRMVKVTPSRGPAYYLMDENGDGRLDRSKGEGPVSPVYWKLYGW
- a CDS encoding universal stress protein — its product is MYQRILIATDGSVFANKGLEHGLALARCLGSHVTVVTVSEPILAGYDDPLGGLYSLHVEYGKAQDETARRILSEATATAEAMGLQATTLHVRDRQAAEGILETAQAHGSDLIVMASHGRRGMGRLLLGSQASEVTTHSKVPVLVVR